In Doryrhamphus excisus isolate RoL2022-K1 chromosome 7, RoL_Dexc_1.0, whole genome shotgun sequence, one genomic interval encodes:
- the mpdu1b gene encoding mannose-P-dolichol utilization defect 1b, whose amino-acid sequence MAEEATLMKTSSFMDPFKGFLLTYLIPESCYDEFFIKFNLLDVPCLKILISKGLGIGIILGSVMVKLPQILKMMGAKSAEGLSFQSVLLELVAITGTMAYSITNEFPFSAWGEAFFLMLQTITIGFLIQHYTGRTGRGGVFVLVYLGLLFLVLSPITPTSMVTTMQAFNMPAVIVSRLIQAATNFRNGHTGQLSAISVFLLFAGSLARIFTSLQETGDTLMALTYVISSCCNGLIALQVAYYWNSSSERKKRKKRKKKD is encoded by the exons ATGGCGGAGGAGGCGACTTTGATGAAAACTTCCTCCTTCATGGATCCTTTTAAAGGCTTTTTGTTGACGTATTTGATACCCGAGTCGTGTTACGACGAGTTCTTTATCAAATTCAACCTTTTGGACG TTCCATGTCTGAAGATTCTGATCAGCAAAGGACTGGGGATAGGTATCATCCTCGGATCAGTGATGG TGAAACTCCCTCAGATCTTAAAGATGATGGGGGCTAAGAGCGCCGAGGGTCTGAGCTTCCAGTCGGTGCTCCTGGAGCTGGTGGCCATCACGGGGACCATGGCCTACAGCATCACTAATGAGTTCCCGTTCAG CGCTTGGGGCGAGGCGTTTTTCCTCATGCTGCAGACGATCACCATCGGTTTCCTCATTCAACACTACACAGGAAGAACCGGCAGAG GtggtgtttttgtgctggtGTACTTGGGGTTGCTGTTCCTGGTGCTGTCGCCAATCACTCCTACGTCCATGGTGACCACCATGCAAGCCTTCAACATGCCTGCCGTCATCGTTAGCAGG CTGATCCAAGCGGCCACTAACTTCCGGAATGGGCACACCGGCCAGTTGTCGGCCATTTCCGTCTTCCTGTTGTTTGCTGGATCACTAGCACGCATCTTCACATCACTTCAG GAAACGGGCGACACCCTGATGGCGTTGACCTACGTGATCTCCTCGTGCTGCAACGGCCTCATCGCCCTGCAGGTGGCGTACTACTGGAACAGCTCCTCAGAGcgcaagaagaggaagaagaggaagaagaaagatTAA